In Raphanus sativus cultivar WK10039 unplaced genomic scaffold, ASM80110v3 Scaffold0040, whole genome shotgun sequence, one DNA window encodes the following:
- the LOC108831369 gene encoding gamma-glutamyl peptidase 5-like — MLLSAISLFLIQSVYQNNSTKRKRIMVEQKRFAVFLATSDSAFVKKTYGGYFNVFVSTFGEEGEQWDLFRVIDGEFPEEKDLDKYYGFVISGSLHDAFGDADWIVKLCSLCQKLDGMKKKILGICFGHQILCRIKGGKIGRASRGADMGLRNITMTTDAVKPGGFLGEKTPNSLAIIKCHQDGVLELPESATLLGYSDKCNVEMASFGNHFLSIQGHPEYNKEILFEIIDRLVDRTVFYKLRITEYCKK; from the exons ATGCTACTGAGTGCAATTTCCCTATTTTTAATCCAATCAGTCTATCAAAACAACagcacaaaaagaaaaagaataatgGTTGAACAAAAGAGATTCGCTGTGTTTCTCGCTACGTCCGATTCAGCGTTCGTGAAGAAGACGTACGGAGGTTATTTCAACGTGTTCGTTTCCACATTCGGGGAAGAAGGAGAGCAATGGGATCTCTTCCGAGTGATCGACGGCGAGTTTCCGGAGGAGAAAGATCTTGATAAGTACTATGGATTCGTTATCAGTGGAAGCCTCCATGACGCTTTCGGTGACGCCGACTGGATCGTTAAGCTTTGTTCGCTTTGTCAAAAACTTGACggcatgaagaagaagattctcGGTATCTGCTTCGGCCATCAG ATACTATGTAGAATCAAAGGAGGGAAAATCGGAAGAGCGAGTAGAGGTGCAGACATGGGGCTAAGAAACATAACAATGACTACAGACGCAGTGAAACCAGGTGGTTTCTTGGGAGAGAAGACTCCGAATTCATTAGCCATTATAAAATGCCATCAAGACGGAGTTTTGGAGCTCCCTGAATCAGCTACACTGCTTGGTTATTCAGACAAATGCAACGTCGAAATGGCCTCCTTCGGGAATCATTTCCTCAGCATCCAAGGCCATCCTGAGTACAACAAAGAGATTCTTTTCGAGATCATTGACCGCCTCgttgatagaaccgtattttataaactacggattactgaatattgtaaaaaataa